In Trueperaceae bacterium, a genomic segment contains:
- a CDS encoding UvrD-helicase domain-containing protein, with the protein MSEVLSEHPLLQSLNEQQRAAVLHFEGPALVVAGAGSGKTHTVVQRIAYLMEERGVLPQQILAVTFTNKAAGELRERVAGLIGPSARDLWVATFHSACLRVLRTYGELIGLKSGFGIYDDTDQLEVLKEILQSVRGMSDVNPRVLRSLIDRAKSNLIGPEALEREGNRVFGSMVAGMQLELVAEAYERYQSRLRQANAVDFNDILGRTVELFDGQPEALDRVRQRAVFVHVDEYQDTNAVQYRLTSQIAGGEKNLMVIGDPDQSIYMFRGADVRNILDFQHDYPDAVVYRLELNYRSIGSVLEVANALILHNQGRLEKELRPVKGAGEKVRIFRATDHRAEAEFVARSVERLMAEKNLGPNDFAVLYRTNSQSRVLEEAMRRASVPAKIVGGVGFYERREVKDVLSYARASLNPADDIAWKRILNRPKRGIGKTSEEKLSGWAARRRVRFADALRQVGEVLPGTPAVKRIGEFVQLMDDLTEAADNLGASQFLKTVLDQSGYMQALKEENSFDSQGRLENLEELLNAVIEWEEEDGGGSIAQFLDEASLMASVDDRAVKAVNDEVPDEAVTLMTLHNAKGLEFPVVFLVGLEENLIPHRSSTASLQELEEERRLLYVGITRAQEELFLVHCESRMSFGRTEVARPSRFLQDVPKDLLCEIDLLGQELHDVSSSSKFSRQQWQPATVSRDFSSGSPGAKSADLVFRGGEKVRHPKFGGGTVVGVSGEGARAEITVIFDQAGTKRLLVRYANLSLA; encoded by the coding sequence TCAACGAACAGCAGCGCGCGGCCGTCCTCCACTTCGAAGGACCCGCCCTGGTGGTCGCGGGCGCCGGTTCCGGAAAGACCCACACCGTTGTCCAGCGGATCGCCTATCTGATGGAGGAGCGCGGGGTCCTCCCGCAGCAGATCCTTGCCGTGACGTTCACCAACAAGGCGGCAGGCGAACTCCGCGAAAGGGTGGCAGGCTTGATCGGCCCCAGCGCCCGCGATCTCTGGGTGGCCACGTTCCACTCGGCCTGCCTTCGCGTCCTGCGCACCTACGGGGAGCTGATAGGCCTGAAGAGCGGCTTCGGCATCTACGACGACACCGATCAGCTGGAAGTGCTCAAGGAGATCCTGCAGAGCGTCCGAGGGATGAGCGACGTCAATCCACGGGTGCTGCGATCCCTCATCGACCGGGCCAAGTCGAACCTGATCGGCCCCGAGGCGCTCGAACGGGAGGGCAACAGGGTCTTCGGCAGCATGGTCGCTGGTATGCAGCTGGAGCTGGTCGCGGAGGCGTACGAGCGCTACCAGTCCCGGCTGCGCCAGGCGAACGCGGTCGATTTCAACGACATCCTGGGCCGCACCGTGGAGCTCTTCGATGGGCAGCCCGAGGCGCTCGACAGGGTGCGGCAGAGGGCCGTCTTCGTTCATGTCGACGAGTACCAGGACACGAACGCGGTGCAGTACCGGCTCACCTCCCAGATCGCCGGCGGGGAGAAGAACCTGATGGTCATAGGGGACCCCGACCAGTCGATCTACATGTTCAGAGGCGCCGACGTCCGCAACATCCTCGACTTCCAGCACGACTACCCCGACGCGGTCGTCTATCGGCTCGAGCTGAACTACCGCTCGATCGGTTCGGTGCTCGAAGTCGCCAACGCCCTGATCCTTCACAACCAGGGGCGGCTGGAGAAGGAGCTGCGGCCGGTGAAGGGCGCCGGCGAGAAGGTGCGCATCTTCCGCGCGACCGACCACAGGGCCGAGGCGGAGTTCGTGGCGCGCTCGGTCGAGCGGCTCATGGCCGAGAAGAACCTCGGCCCGAACGACTTCGCCGTCCTCTACCGGACCAACTCGCAGTCTCGAGTGTTGGAGGAGGCGATGCGACGGGCCTCGGTTCCAGCGAAGATCGTGGGCGGGGTCGGCTTCTATGAGCGCCGCGAGGTCAAGGACGTCCTCTCCTACGCGCGGGCCTCGCTGAATCCGGCTGACGACATCGCCTGGAAGCGGATACTGAACCGTCCGAAGCGCGGCATCGGCAAGACCAGCGAGGAGAAGCTCTCGGGGTGGGCGGCGCGCAGGCGGGTCCGCTTCGCAGACGCGTTGCGTCAGGTGGGTGAGGTCCTTCCCGGCACACCGGCGGTGAAGCGGATCGGCGAGTTCGTCCAGCTGATGGACGACCTGACCGAAGCGGCGGACAATCTGGGCGCTTCCCAGTTCCTCAAGACGGTGCTCGACCAGAGCGGCTACATGCAGGCGCTCAAAGAGGAGAACTCGTTCGACTCGCAGGGCAGGCTGGAGAACCTCGAGGAACTCCTCAACGCCGTCATCGAGTGGGAGGAGGAGGACGGCGGAGGTTCTATCGCCCAGTTCCTCGACGAGGCCTCGCTGATGGCAAGCGTGGACGACCGCGCCGTCAAGGCGGTGAACGACGAGGTGCCGGACGAAGCGGTCACGCTGATGACGCTGCACAACGCCAAGGGCCTCGAGTTCCCGGTGGTGTTCCTCGTCGGACTCGAGGAGAACCTCATCCCTCACCGCTCCTCGACCGCCAGCCTCCAGGAACTCGAGGAGGAGCGCCGCCTCCTGTACGTAGGCATTACCCGCGCCCAGGAGGAGCTCTTCCTGGTGCACTGCGAGTCGCGCATGTCGTTCGGCCGGACCGAGGTCGCCCGACCCAGCCGCTTCCTTCAGGACGTACCCAAGGATCTGCTCTGCGAGATCGATCTGCTGGGGCAGGAGCTGCATGACGTGAGCAGCTCGAGCAAGTTCTCACGACAGCAGTGGCAGCCCGCCACCGTCTCGCGCGACTTCAGCTCCGGCTCGCCCGGGGCGAAAAGCGCCGACCTCGTCTTCCGCGGCGGCGAGAAGGTGAGGCATCCCAAGTTCGGAGGGGGCACGGTGGTAGGGGTGTCCGGCGAAGGGGCGAGGGCCGAGATAACCGTGATCTTCGATCAGGCCGGAACCAAGCGGCTGCTCGTCCGTTACGCCAACCTCAGCCTGGCCTGA